The following are from one region of the Yoonia sp. R2331 genome:
- the pdxA gene encoding 4-hydroxythreonine-4-phosphate dehydrogenase PdxA, with protein MSRPPIVISCGEPAGIGPEVAVAAWAALKSEIPLAWIGDPSHLPPGTPSDFPVIARDFGAPRTPGVANPAHAQGVIDAIADGVAMVQSGQARAICTAPIHKAALQDGAGFAYPGHTEYLAALAGDVPVVMMLACNALRVVPATIHIPLAAVPAQLTARLLTDTVLITARALQRDFGIAAPRIAIAGLNPHAGEDGKMGLEEIEMITPVLTALRAQGLDLRGPMSADTMFHTGARAGYDAAICMYHDQALIPIKTLDFAGGVNVTLGLPFIRTSPDHGTAFDIAGTGQADATSMIAALRMAAQMAETQGR; from the coding sequence ATGTCCCGGCCTCCCATCGTCATCAGTTGCGGTGAACCCGCTGGCATCGGGCCAGAGGTGGCTGTGGCCGCTTGGGCCGCGCTGAAATCAGAGATCCCGCTTGCATGGATCGGTGACCCGTCGCATCTGCCGCCTGGCACACCCAGTGATTTCCCGGTGATCGCGCGCGACTTTGGCGCACCGCGCACCCCCGGCGTCGCCAATCCCGCCCATGCGCAAGGGGTGATCGACGCCATCGCTGATGGGGTCGCAATGGTGCAATCCGGTCAGGCCCGTGCGATCTGTACCGCACCCATCCACAAGGCCGCCCTGCAGGACGGCGCGGGCTTTGCCTATCCCGGCCATACCGAATACCTTGCCGCCCTTGCAGGCGACGTGCCGGTTGTGATGATGCTGGCCTGTAACGCGCTGCGCGTTGTGCCTGCGACCATTCACATTCCCCTTGCCGCTGTCCCTGCGCAACTGACCGCCCGGCTGTTGACCGACACCGTGCTGATCACCGCGCGCGCCTTGCAGCGGGACTTTGGCATCGCAGCCCCCCGGATCGCCATCGCAGGCCTGAACCCGCATGCCGGTGAAGACGGCAAGATGGGGCTGGAAGAGATTGAGATGATCACCCCCGTCCTGACCGCCCTGCGTGCGCAGGGGCTTGATCTGCGCGGGCCAATGTCAGCCGATACGATGTTTCATACGGGCGCACGTGCGGGCTATGACGCGGCGATCTGCATGTACCATGATCAGGCCCTGATCCCGATCAAGACGCTGGATTTTGCAGGCGGGGTGAATGTGACCCTTGGCCTGCCCTTTATCCGCACATCCCCCGATCACGGCACCGCCTTTGACATTGCAGGCACCGGTCAGGCGGATGCGACGTCAATGATTGCCGCTTTGCGCATGGCCGCGCAAATGGCCGAAACGCAGGGGCGGTAG
- a CDS encoding peptidylprolyl isomerase produces the protein MRLVTLLLSLLLALPAALASAQNFAPAITVDDKVITVFELEQRRKLLELFRTPGDLDKLAREQLIEDRLKQIAFDRRGLAITPEALATEVEAFAGRANLSTEQFTAILAQNGVAYETLEEFVRIGASWRDYIRSRFGNAVNITAADIDRALGQSGAGADGIEVLLSEIIIPAPPPRAAQANALAQQISQTTSQAQFSSFARQYSALPSRNNGGRLGWLPISNYPPQLQNLILGLSPGEVTAPIGITNGVALFQMRGVREVAFSAPAPASIEYAAYYMPGAGTDAGRAAAARLALNVDVCDDLYGAAQGQPSEVLERNTLTPAEIPQDIALELARLDRGEVSYNVTRGDNIVFVMLCNRLTTGGGGDREAVANQLRSQRLAGFAAALLEDLRASVVING, from the coding sequence ATGCGCCTTGTGACCCTCCTGCTCTCGCTGCTGCTGGCCCTGCCAGCTGCCTTGGCCTCTGCCCAGAATTTTGCGCCTGCCATCACGGTCGACGACAAGGTGATCACGGTCTTCGAACTGGAACAGCGCCGCAAACTGCTGGAACTCTTCCGCACCCCCGGTGATCTGGACAAACTGGCGCGCGAACAATTGATCGAGGACCGCCTCAAGCAAATCGCCTTCGACCGGCGCGGCCTTGCCATCACCCCCGAAGCCCTGGCAACCGAGGTCGAGGCCTTTGCCGGTCGTGCCAACCTCAGCACCGAACAATTCACCGCTATTCTGGCGCAAAACGGCGTGGCCTATGAAACGCTCGAGGAATTCGTGCGCATCGGTGCCAGCTGGCGGGACTACATCCGCTCGCGCTTTGGCAATGCGGTGAACATCACCGCCGCTGACATCGACCGCGCGCTGGGGCAATCCGGTGCCGGGGCCGACGGGATCGAAGTGCTCTTGTCCGAAATCATCATCCCCGCACCACCGCCACGGGCAGCGCAGGCCAACGCGCTGGCGCAACAAATCTCGCAGACCACGTCGCAAGCGCAGTTTTCCAGCTTTGCGCGCCAGTATTCAGCGCTGCCCTCGCGCAATAACGGTGGGCGTCTCGGCTGGCTGCCAATCTCGAACTACCCGCCACAACTGCAAAACCTGATTTTGGGCCTGTCCCCGGGCGAGGTCACAGCCCCCATTGGCATCACCAATGGCGTCGCACTCTTTCAGATGCGCGGCGTGCGCGAAGTGGCGTTTTCCGCACCGGCCCCCGCCAGCATCGAATATGCCGCCTACTACATGCCCGGTGCCGGCACCGACGCAGGCCGTGCGGCAGCGGCCCGGCTGGCGCTGAATGTGGACGTATGCGACGATCTTTACGGGGCCGCTCAAGGCCAGCCGTCCGAGGTGCTGGAACGCAATACCCTGACACCTGCCGAGATCCCGCAGGACATCGCGCTGGAACTGGCCCGGCTCGACCGGGGCGAGGTCAGCTATAACGTCACCCGTGGCGACAACATCGTCTTTGTGATGCTCTGCAACCGCTTGACCACCGGTGGTGGTGGCGACCGCGAGGCTGTGGCCAACCAATTGCGCAGCCAACGCCTTGCCGGTTTTGCAGCCGCCCTTCTGGAAGACCTGCGCGCCTCTGTTGTCATCAACGGCTGA